tgaagtgacttgcccaaggccacacagcggacaagtggcagagctgggatgacagtgatgctcagaacacagtaaatgctcaataaatatcactaagtgATAGGAATTAGAGTGTGGAGCTGAATCAAAGACTATGGGAGAAAAGGCCATTTAGCTGGTGCCAGGAGAGAGGTAGTATTTAAAGAACCGATTATCCGTGGCTCTGGAGTGGTTTTTGCCTTCCCCTGCCTGAAAGCAAAGATTTGGCTAGTTGAATTTTTAAGGTCACTGTAAGAATGTGACTTTATGAcctagaagccatgtggcctagtggataaggcatggccCTGAGAATCTGaaggaacctaggttctaatcccagctccgccacttgtcctctgggtcacctaggggaagtcacttcacttctctgtgcctcagttaccatatctgtcaaatgaggatcaaACCAGTGAACCCTATATGAGAGAGGGACGGTGTCctatcttgtgtctgcccagcgcttagaacagtgtctggcacataacaagtgctccacaaatgccattaaaaaaactaatTTGACCTTAAGTCTAGAACAAATCCTAAGCCTGGAATAGTTGGTTTGTGTCAAAATACCCTTTTATGCCCTTCCAAGGATCCTGTAGAGAGCTGTGTGATGTGATTATGAATTTTCAGGATAAAGGAGAGCTGGAAGGAAGAACTTGGCATCCTGAGCATTGAACAGAAAAGTGCCCAGATCTGCAAAATCTTTTCCCTCCAAGGTATGACATAAATTGCTTTTCCAGTAGTAGatcattctctttctttctgtctctctatctctgtctttctttttcttgctctagatatatttaataaatattttttctgATCTTAACAAATGTTGGCTTAGATCAGAAGATGAAACACTTCTCTGCCTTTGCTAGCGTGACCTGACTTTTGGTTAATTGATTGTAGTTTTTTGGATGCAGTGCTGGAAGTAGGGCGGAATGGACCCGCATTTGGCTCTGGTATAAGGAAATGTCCCAGAATAGTCATTCTGGTTATGAAAATGGCACAGGAGAggctctttcttccctttttttcctccaatggtatttgttaagcgcttactatgtgccaagcactattctaagcactggagtggatacaagataatcaggttggacacagtccctgtcccacctgggactcacattcttaatcaccattttacagattaaataactgaggcccagagaagttaatgacttgcccaaggttacacagcagatatgagtcagagccaggattagaacgcaagtccttctgactcccaggcctgtgctctatccaataggccatactcCTTCCCTAATCCAATTCCTAATTCCTAGTCCAATGCCCACCACTGTTTTTGCTTTTCTAGATAGTTCAATGatcaaagaaaaggaagaaaaggaagaagacctGGCCCATTGTGAGAAGAGTGGCACTGGAGGAAATAACTTACCTATACTTCTGGATTTGGCCATGTTGGCCTCCTCCGAGGAAGGGTCTGCACTAAGAACCTATGCAGAAGACCTTACTGAGGAAGTGGCAACGTCATTCCTTAATCCCTCCCAGGAATTTGAAAGTGTAGAGTCAGATTCATCCTTTGGATTTCAAAAGGTGTCTGCGGTCTTAATCAACATTTCAGAGAGCTCTTTTTCAGAGAATGACATAGAGCATGATGAGGATACAGACCTCGACCAGTCAGAGGCATCCACTGATGAAGCCCAAACATGTGATAAGTGGTTTCCCCATCCGCTGCCTAAGAAACACAGAGTTAGTAATGAAGGAAACAAGTTAATGACCAGGAATTACTGCAGTCGACCACAGCCTGGTAGTGGGTCCAGTTACAAAACCACTCTAGGCTTGAGAAAGTTGGAAGGAAAGAGTGGTGTTATGGAAAATGTCTTTGCATCTGACTCTAATTTGGACAGTGTAGCTGGCAGGAAGAAGCAACAGGAAAGCGTATTATGTACAGAGTCGCCATTGCTTCTACCTTACAAACCTacccagaaaggaaagggaggattttcagAAGCCTCTGAAAGAGTTTGGCAAAAGGACAAAGGAAAGAATGTCTTTTCTGAGCAAGATGCAGGAGCTGACTCTTCATCTGGGACTTCCCCATACTCGGAAAAATTTTCTGGGCTAGTCGAAGATTTGGAACAACAGGTTTTTCTCTCTGTTGTTGGCAGAGGAATAGGGCAGAAAGACCTTGGAATTGATTTTCCATCTGGACAGAATAAGGAAAAATCCAGATGTCCTTCTCCAGAAAGCTCCTCTATGTCACTTCAACCTAAAAATTCCAAAGTAAAATGCCAAgtcttttcatttcctttaagaactctcctgactccccacATCTTGCCAGCCTTAGATACCAAACATAGCTCTGGAGAAGATCTGGGAGGAGCACCTTTTTCTGCGGACATTATATCTCAAAAGACATTAGCAACTaggcagtccatgccccatatagcTGAACTTGATGCATCTGATGCCAAAAACTTACCAACAAGGATCGAAGATTGTGAAAAGGAATCTGTAACAGAGCTACCACTCTCAAAGAAAGCTAACCTAGAGCCAGTTCTTTCTATTTCACCTAGAGAGCTCACATCTCATCCAAAGAACTGTTCAGCTAGGAATGGAGATGATGACAGGGTTATCCAGGGCAGAGATCTTCCCTATCTCAGTAAAGATACCTTGTCTGAAATACTGTCACCGGTTAATGAAGTGCTTTCCTACGGAAGTGCTGACCTGCCGTCATCCAACCAGAGAGATTTCTCGATTCCCAGTGAAGAACTCCCGACACCTCCTGAGGAGCATTTTTGGACACAGAATGACGAGACCAACTTTGACTTAGATTTCCCTTCTCCACCAGAAGAAGTGCTGTCTTCAGAAGATAGACATTCACCTCATACTCTCGCTGAAGAGTCATCCATTAATACTCAAGAAATGCCCTTGTCACCCGACGATATTTTGTCAGAAAATTCGTTCCCACTGCCTCTGGAACTGGAGAACTCATGTTGTATTCAGGATAGGCATAACTTGGTCTGTGCCGGAGCCAAAGTAAATAGttttgaggaaaaggaggaatcaCCGCAACATTTAATACAGAAAGAAAGCATCACCAGCCAGACGCAAGAATTAACCTGTTTGTCGACTCCGTCTTTTCACCAAAATGTCTGTAAAAGTCCAGATGTTTTAGCAAGATCACCAGCACCCCTTTACAAAATTGAAGAAGACAATAATTCCCTGGCAATGTATAATACTGGAAACGGAGTACTGGTGGAGGCCATTGAGACTGGTACTCTGAAATTTAAAGAGTGTCCCCAATTTGCCCAGGACCTCA
The Ornithorhynchus anatinus isolate Pmale09 chromosome 4, mOrnAna1.pri.v4, whole genome shotgun sequence genome window above contains:
- the LOC120638331 gene encoding uncharacterized protein LOC120638331, producing the protein MIKEKEEKEEDLAHCEKSGTGGNNLPILLDLAMLASSEEGSALRTYAEDLTEEVATSFLNPSQEFESVESDSSFGFQKVSAVLINISESSFSENDIEHDEDTDLDQSEASTDEAQTCDKWFPHPLPKKHRVSNEGNKLMTRNYCSRPQPGSGSSYKTTLGLRKLEGKSGVMENVFASDSNLDSVAGRKKQQESVLCTESPLLLPYKPTQKGKGGFSEASERVWQKDKGKNVFSEQDAGADSSSGTSPYSEKFSGLVEDLEQQVFLSVVGRGIGQKDLGIDFPSGQNKEKSRCPSPESSSMSLQPKNSKVKCQVFSFPLRTLLTPHILPALDTKHSSGEDLGGAPFSADIISQKTLATRQSMPHIAELDASDAKNLPTRIEDCEKESVTELPLSKKANLEPVLSISPRELTSHPKNCSARNGDDDRVIQGRDLPYLSKDTLSEILSPVNEVLSYGSADLPSSNQRDFSIPSEELPTPPEEHFWTQNDETNFDLDFPSPPEEVLSSEDRHSPHTLAEESSINTQEMPLSPDDILSENSFPLPLELENSCCIQDRHNLVCAGAKVNSFEEKEESPQHLIQKESITSQTQELTCLSTPSFHQNVCKSPDVLARSPAPLYKIEEDNNSLAMYNTGNGVLVEAIETGTLKFKECPQFAQDLKIAVEFGVKKGCDGNQERVECLEGARNCDEFVRVDQISLFLADQGDNSAYIGDENPFSASVPSEHSKCLEDDSFFMEIQPKGSSSESADNPSRAIESSSVGAERGVTNNQSVPNQLTFPVPQFLRIRKEKKPSASPKNEEEELLEHDVLPVKDQESDLKNNSGEQKVNHSLFQSQERDEIVDIVSTELTKRILEDTLAVFSELPNQATHRYANQLGYKSS